The Terriglobia bacterium genome segment ACAGTTTGCGACGGCGTCGGAGCGCTTGGCGCCGGCCGCGAAGCCGCTGCTGCTCCGCCAGTCCCTCCCGCAGTTGGCGCCGGAGACGGCGACGGCCCGCGCCGCAGTTCGATGGCATTCGCCGTGCCCACATCAATCGGCTTCAGGTTTTCATCGTTGACGTCCTGCGCGCGGACGATGTGCGGCACCAGCACGAACACGATCTCATTGGTCCGCCGCTCATCGTTCTGCGCGGAGAAAAAGTATTTCAAGATGGGCACCTGCGACAGCCAGGGGTAGCCGCTGGAGCTCTTTAGCACATCTTCTTCCATCATGCCGCCCATCAGGCTGACCTCGCCCTCCTTCAGCCGGATTGTGTGCTCGACTCGCCGCTGCCCGATCACCGGCTGGTCAATGCCGCCGATGTTCACGTGCGAGCTCACCGACGAAACTTCCATCGTGATCTTGAGCGTGACTTCGCGCGACGCATGCACCGTCGGCTGCACGTCGATATTCACACCCACGTCGATGTACTGGAACTGCGTGTTGACCAGCGGGTTGATGCCAACGCCGCCGATGCCCGGCTGGAACGATCCCGTCGCCACCGGTACGCGGTCGCCGATCTTCAGCGTAGCCTTCTGCCCGTCCAGCGCCCGAATTTGCGGATTCTGAATGATCTTCGTATCGCTGTCGGTCATCAGAAAATTGACCGTCGCCCCCGGAATCGTCACTAGAAAATCGTTCGACGTCAGGTTGGCCAGCTTGTTCAACGTCACCTGGCCCGTGGTGCCGGTGGTGGGCGTGGTCGTTGTACCCGTCCCGCTGGTGGTCGGCGTCAAATTGCCCTGGAGTTGGACCGTGCCCGTGGTCGGCGGCGAGATACCCAGGTTTTTCAGCTTGTCGCGGCTCACCTGCATCACCGCGATGTCCACCAACACCTCGGGCCGCGCCTTGTCCAGGTCATTGACGAGTTTTTCCGCCAGCGCCACCTGGTCGGGGGTTCCGCGGATCACGATCGCATTCTGCGAGGGCAGCGAAATCACGCGCGTAATTTCCACCACCGTGCGCAGCGTGTTGACCACGTCCTGCATTTCCGTGGTCTGCGCCAGGTTCGACAGGTAAAACGTCTTGACGACGTTTTGCTCGATCTCGGTCCGCTTGGCCTTGGTATCGACCGCCACGAAGATCGTGTTCGGCGTCACCGCGCGCCAGAACGTCTTGGACTGCAGCGCCACGATTTCCAGCGCCTGGTTCAGCGAGACGTTGTTCAGGTCAATTGAGATGCGTCGCGACACGTAGTCGGGATCGAACAGCACGTTGATTCCGGCCAGCTTTCCGATCGCCGTGTACACGTTCTTGGTGTCCTCGGTCATGCGCATGGTGATCGGGACATTGGAGATCGGCTTGAGCTCGGCCGGGCCCTGAGCCTCGAGAGCAATTCGCCCCAGGCCGGTGACGCGCGACGGCGCGGCGGCCTGCGGTGGCTGCGCCTGCTGTTTTTCGATCATCTGCCGCGTGCGCCGGATTTCTTGCTGGACAATGTCCAGCGACGGGTCAATCTGGGCCGCTCGCATGAACTCCGCCAGCGCCGCGGGCAGGTCGCCGTTGTCACGCAGTTGCTGGCCGCGGTGCACATGCGCCGCCGCCGCCTCAAACTTCGAGCGCTCATACGAGGCGCGATACCGCAAGTCTTTGGGCTTCAGGTCGTACGCTTGTTTGTAGAACTCGTAGGCCTGCTCCCAGTTTTGCCGCGCCTCAGCGTCATGGCCCTTGTTGTACAGGCTTTTGGCTTTATCGGCGGCGGCAGGAAGCGCGAAAACCAGCACCATGAGCAGCGCAATAAGTATGCGCCGGGCTCCTGCGCCGCCCTTCCATGTCTGCACAAGGCACTGTCGCTGAAGCAGATACATGAGATTGCGAATTATAACATCCGCCCTCTATCGCACTGTGGTTGATCCGGCTGGCCCTCCGGTGCAAACGCCGTGCTAGCATAAAAGTTTCGTAGCGGAGGTCACCACTCGCTATGGCGCGGCAGGCGGCACATCAGACCCGACCCAATCCGGAAAAAAATCCGCGCCGCGAACCCGTTGCCGCCGGCCAGCGCGACGCCACCGTCAACCGCGCCGCCCCCCATAACTACTTCCTTACGGATAAGTTCGAGGCCGGCATCGTGCTCACCGGGACCGAGGTCAAGTCCATCCGCGGCGGACGGGCCAACCTGAAGGACTCCTATGGCCTGGTGAAGGACGGCGAGCTTTGGTTGTTGAATGCTCACATCGGCCATTACGAACACGGTAACATCTTCAATCACGAGCCCTTGCGCACCCGTAAATTGCTGGTCCATGCCTCGGAGTTGCGCAAGCTGATCGGGAAAACCCAGCAAAAGGGCATGACCCTGATCCCCACGCGCATGTATTTCAAAAACGGCCGCGTCAAGGTGGAATTGGCGCTCGCCAAGGGCAAACAACTCTGGGACAAGCGCGAAACCGAGCGCCGCCGCACTGCCGACCGCGAAGCGCGCGAAGCGATCGTGCGCTCGCGAAAAGCGTAGCCGCGGATGAACACTGACCTTTTTCTTTACCACGGATGCACGGAGCCACGGAGACTTTCCCGGCAATGCATTCTCCGTGACTCAGCGTCTCCGTGGCGAGTTTTCCAAGGAAAGCAAAAGCATGAATACCAAGCTCTCTTTCTCTGCTCCCGCGCAGCTCGAAACCGAGTGCCTCGTCCTCCCCGTGCTCGACCACGGCGAGAAGGACAAGCCCGATGCGCGCGTCACTTCGAATGATAATGCGCTGCAGGACGCTGCCGCCGAGCTGATCTCCAGCGGTGAGGTCACCGGCAAAATCTTTGAAACCGTCCTGCTCCACCGCCCGCAGGGCATGAGAGCCAAGCGCCTGCTGCTGGTCGGCGGCGGCAAAGCGAAAACTTTCTCCGCCTACGAACTGCGCAAGCTGGCCGGCGCCGCCGTGCGTTTTCTCAAGCCGAAGTCGATCCGCAGCTTCGCCTTCGTTCTGCCGGAGCTGCGGGGGGCCCACCCTTCCGCCGAGCGAAGCGAAGGCGAAGGGTGGGATCAGGTCGACGCCGTGAAGTCCGTCGTCGAAGGCGCGCACGTCGGCAATTTCGATCCCGACAAGTACCGCAGCGACCGCAAAGACCAGCGCATTGACGAGGCCACGATCGTCGCAACCGGCCAGGAGGACGCCGCCCTGCGCGCCGCCGTCGAGCAGGGGCGCATCATCGGCGAGTCGCAGAACTTCACCCGCGAACTGGTCAACGAGCCCAGCAACCGCATGACGCCCACCATGATGGCCGACAGCGCGCGCCGCATGGTCGAATCGCTCAGTGTCCCCGAGCTCAGGATCGAAACCCACGGGGCGGACAAAATCAAAGAATTGAGGATGGGCGCCTTCTGGAGTGTCGCCCAGGGCTCGGACGAGCCGCCGGTATTGATCGTAATACGATATGAACCGCACGACGCGCCGCCCACGCCGGTCATCGGGCTGGTCGGCAAGGGCATTACCTTCGACACCGGAGGCATCTCCATCAAGCCGGCCGACGGCATGGAAAAGATGAAGTACGACATGGCCGGCGGCGCCACCATGCTCGGCGCCATTCGCGCCATCGCCCTGCTCAAGCCCAAAGTGCGCGTCATCGCGGTAGTCTGCGCTACCGAAAACATGCCCTCCGGCAAAGCGCAGAAGCCGGGCGACGTGCAGATCGCCATGTCCGGCAAGTCCATCGAGATCATCAACACCGACGCCGAAGGCCGCCTGGTGCTCGCCGACGGCCTCTACTACGCCCGCCAGCTCGGCGCCACCCACCTCATCGACGCCGCCACTCTCACCGGTGCCTGCGTTGTGGCGCTCGGCTACATCAACGCCGGCGTCTTCACCAACGACGATGCCATGTGGGAGCGCTTCCGCGGCGCGGTGCAGCGCGCCGGCGAAAAAATGTGGCGACTCCCGCTGGACACCGAATACTTGGAGTTCATCCGCAGCAGCATCGCCGACATCAAGAACACCGGCGGGCGCTGGGGCGGCGCCATCACCGCCGCCATGTTCCTCAAGGAATTCGTGGAAGACACGCCGTGGATGCACCTCGACATTGCCGGGACGGCCTGGGAAGAAGAGAATAAGGCTTGGATCGCTAAGGGTCCGTCGGGAATCGCGATGCGCTCGCTGGTCGAGTTCGTGCGCGACATCGCCCGCAGCGGCCCGCCCTCGAGCGCGACCAGCGGCGCTTCGATATCCTAGCCCGCGACCGACGCAGCCGAAAGCGCGGAACTGTGATGACCATTCGCAATGCCACATGCTCGCAGGTTTGCTCCCCGCTTGCCTGCGTGGGATACTCGCGCGCATGACCCTCGAAGAGTGTCGCCGCTTTTATGCCGACGAAGTCCGCTTTGCCGCGAATCTGGCCACGCCCGGCTTGGCGGAAGCATTTGCCCGCGTGCCGCGCGAAAAGTTTCTTGGTCCGGGCCCCTGGGAAATCGCCACCGCCGACCTGCGGGGAATGTCGGCCATGGGCGCGATGCAGATGTCCTACACGCCGATTGACGATCCGCGCCACGTCTATCACAACGTGGTGGTCGCGCTCGACAAGCAGTTGGACATCAATAACGGACAGCCAAGCGCGCTGGGGCGCTGGATTGACGCCCTGGAACTCAAGCCCGGCGATCGTGCCTATCACCTCGGCTGCGGCGTCGGCTACTACACCGCCATCATGGCGGAGGTCGTGGGAGCGGGCGGACGCGTGCTGGGCAGCGAAATGCAAGCCGAACTTGCGGCGCGCGCCCGGGAGAACCTCTCCTCCTACGACCATGTCACGGTGCATGCCGGCGACGGCGCGGCCTTCGACCCGGGTGAGTGCGACGCCATGCTGATCAACGCCGGGGTAACACATCCGCTGCCCCTATGGCTGGACCGCTTGCGTCCCGGTGGGCGTATCGTCGTGC includes the following:
- a CDS encoding type II and III secretion system protein, translated to MVLVFALPAAADKAKSLYNKGHDAEARQNWEQAYEFYKQAYDLKPKDLRYRASYERSKFEAAAAHVHRGQQLRDNGDLPAALAEFMRAAQIDPSLDIVQQEIRRTRQMIEKQQAQPPQAAAPSRVTGLGRIALEAQGPAELKPISNVPITMRMTEDTKNVYTAIGKLAGINVLFDPDYVSRRISIDLNNVSLNQALEIVALQSKTFWRAVTPNTIFVAVDTKAKRTEIEQNVVKTFYLSNLAQTTEMQDVVNTLRTVVEITRVISLPSQNAIVIRGTPDQVALAEKLVNDLDKARPEVLVDIAVMQVSRDKLKNLGISPPTTGTVQLQGNLTPTTSGTGTTTTPTTGTTGQVTLNKLANLTSNDFLVTIPGATVNFLMTDSDTKIIQNPQIRALDGQKATLKIGDRVPVATGSFQPGIGGVGINPLVNTQFQYIDVGVNIDVQPTVHASREVTLKITMEVSSVSSHVNIGGIDQPVIGQRRVEHTIRLKEGEVSLMGGMMEEDVLKSSSGYPWLSQVPILKYFFSAQNDERRTNEIVFVLVPHIVRAQDVNDENLKPIDVGTANAIELRRGPSPSPAPTAGGTGGAAAASRPAPSAPTPSQTVPATQAAPPPAPGTTGAAILSFDPPQVSQPVGSTFAVNVTVNGANNVYSVPVQVSYDPKSLQLLNVSNGTFLSRDGQPVVIVHREDAPGLEQISATRPPGSGGVSGQGTVFTLTFMAKAPGQSSLIITRAAARDPAMQPVQVSLGQAMVTVK
- a CDS encoding methyltransferase domain-containing protein; translation: MTLEECRRFYADEVRFAANLATPGLAEAFARVPREKFLGPGPWEIATADLRGMSAMGAMQMSYTPIDDPRHVYHNVVVALDKQLDINNGQPSALGRWIDALELKPGDRAYHLGCGVGYYTAIMAEVVGAGGRVLGSEMQAELAARARENLSSYDHVTVHAGDGAAFDPGECDAMLINAGVTHPLPLWLDRLRPGGRIVVPLTMATTPTLGMGVMIRIVRQSGGLSAETVTTLAIYSCVNARDPEMEAPLKKAFVTGALMKMKSVRRDAHEPSDTCLLHAPEVCISSAHPAAAEVPA
- a CDS encoding leucyl aminopeptidase — protein: MNTKLSFSAPAQLETECLVLPVLDHGEKDKPDARVTSNDNALQDAAAELISSGEVTGKIFETVLLHRPQGMRAKRLLLVGGGKAKTFSAYELRKLAGAAVRFLKPKSIRSFAFVLPELRGAHPSAERSEGEGWDQVDAVKSVVEGAHVGNFDPDKYRSDRKDQRIDEATIVATGQEDAALRAAVEQGRIIGESQNFTRELVNEPSNRMTPTMMADSARRMVESLSVPELRIETHGADKIKELRMGAFWSVAQGSDEPPVLIVIRYEPHDAPPTPVIGLVGKGITFDTGGISIKPADGMEKMKYDMAGGATMLGAIRAIALLKPKVRVIAVVCATENMPSGKAQKPGDVQIAMSGKSIEIINTDAEGRLVLADGLYYARQLGATHLIDAATLTGACVVALGYINAGVFTNDDAMWERFRGAVQRAGEKMWRLPLDTEYLEFIRSSIADIKNTGGRWGGAITAAMFLKEFVEDTPWMHLDIAGTAWEEENKAWIAKGPSGIAMRSLVEFVRDIARSGPPSSATSGASIS
- the smpB gene encoding SsrA-binding protein SmpB — its product is MARQAAHQTRPNPEKNPRREPVAAGQRDATVNRAAPHNYFLTDKFEAGIVLTGTEVKSIRGGRANLKDSYGLVKDGELWLLNAHIGHYEHGNIFNHEPLRTRKLLVHASELRKLIGKTQQKGMTLIPTRMYFKNGRVKVELALAKGKQLWDKRETERRRTADREAREAIVRSRKA